CCGAATAATTTCTAGGCAAAATGAATGCAAAGTTGAAATAGAAGCATAATTTAGCAGTGCTACTTGTTTTTTCAAATGTGCAGAATCCGGATTTTGCACAAGAGCCTCCTCTAAAGCTTTACCGATTCTAAATTTCATCTCTGCTGCTGATGCATTTGTAAATGTAACTATTAGTAATTCATCTACATTCCATTTAACTGTTTCATCAATCAATTTTTCAATAATTCTAGTAACAAGAACGGCTGTTTTCCCAGAACCCGCAGCAGCAGCTACTAGAATGTTTTTTCCATCTGCTTGAATAGCTTTCCACTGGTCATCTGTCCATGTTGAGTTACTGGGTTTATCAGGTATATTTAGACTCATGCTACTGCGTTCCTCCTTCTATATCCATTTTTGTTAATATTGTTTCTGTTTTTTCATTCGTTAAATGTCTATATTGATTACTTGTCAATGATGGGTCAAAACTGCAAAATGAACGAAATCCACAAAATTGACATGGTGTTCTTTCTTTTAATTTGTACGGATTTATCGAAACTGCACCATCGAGAATTTTATTTCCAGCTTCTTGATATTTATTACGTACAAATTGGCGCATTTTGTCAAACTCGCTTCTTGTTGCCGTTCTTGATCTAGCGCTGAGTTCTCCGTTTTGCTTGATTTCAGCTGGGATAATAGTCGATGATTTTCCTTTTTCAAGTGTTGTATCCATTAAGGAAACAGCAACTGGATCAGAAAGAATCAATCCTTTCATTTTAGAACTTTTCTGGACTTCTTTAGCAAGCTGATCTTCCGTTAATTCTTTATCAGATTGAACAAACTGGTTATGCATATGGAAATAAAGTACCCCTGCTGGTTCTGCATTTTTCCCAAGCATTTTCTGCGCATTCATTACGACAATATCTAAATATGTTAGCATCTGAAGTGCTAGTCCATAATAAACCTCTGTAAGCGCCAAATCATGTGCGCTAGATTTGTAATCAATAATACGTAGGAAAGTCCGATTATCCTGCTCTGCAACATCAATTCTATCAATTCTTCCTTGTAAAAGTAGTTCACTATCTGATTGTAATGGTATTTTCAATGGTGGAATATCACCTTTTAACCCAAAATCCACTTCTAATCCTACTGGTCTAAAGGCACTACTTTTTGCTTGTTCATTTAAAACCGTTGTCGCTCTTGTAATTATTTGGAGTAATTTATATTGAATATATTCCATTCGCTTAGAGCTCAGTAAAATTTCATGTTGGATTTTAGGTGCTAGAAATGTCATTGCAAGCTTTGCTAAATGCTTACATTCTTCTATATTTAAGCTTCCCCAGTCCATATTATTGCGTTTCAATTCTGCTGAAATCCATTCCATCGCCGCATGAAAGATTTCTCCCATATCTACTGCTTGGAGTTGGAAATGTGCTCTTTCTTCTAATTTCAAACCATATTGAGCAAAGTGCTGGAATTCACAACTGAAAAACTTCTCCATTCTAGAAACACTTGCATGGATATTTTCACCAAACAAGCCTTTCGCAGTTGTTTCTTGTAAAGGCGCTGTTTTATTTTCATAATATAAGCTAGAAAATACTTGTTTTGCAGTTCTAGATTCTTCCTTATCATCAAAGTAACTATTATATGCATCCCACCACACGTTTGACACAGGATAACCACGTTTATACATCTGTAATTGGCTCGTGAGTATACCTAAAACAGCTTGTCTCGAGCGAATATAGCTACTTTGTTCTTCCTCATTTAATAAACTTGGATCTGTTAAATAAACTGCTTCACTCAAGTTTTTAAATTGTCCTTTTATTTTGCGAAGGTAGTTTGATTCAGTTAATACTTTCCCTTCCTCATCCGCAGCTGGATAGCTAAGAAACAGCTTATCACTTGGCAAACTAACTATTTTATAAGCTAATAAATCTTCTTCCCCAATATTATTTTTAGCGGATGCTTTTAAATTACTATTTTGTTCTCGTAAAAAGTCTCGGTCTTGATCAGATAAGATTCCTTTATCTTTTTGACGCAGCGGCATCACGCCATCATTCATTCCAATCGCAAAAATAACTTTCATCTCTAATAACTTGGCATTTTCCATATCAGATAAAACGACTTGATCTAATGCGGGTGGTAATAGAGAAAATTCCAGTGCATCCAAACCAGTCACAACTATTTCTATAAAGCTTGTTAAGTCAAGTGATTCTTCTCCTAAAACTTCAACAAATTCATCCAAAAGTGCTGAAATAGAATTCCAAGCTTGCTCATGTTCGCGTGCTAGTTCCAGGTAGCCATTGTCTTCCGCTACTCTTCTCCAAGATTCTAAATGCTCCACTGCTTGAACTTGCTCAATATAATGGTATAACGCTAGCGCAAATTCTTGTCCAGTACTTGCTTTACTTAAATTCATTTCTAATGTCGAAAGTGGTATTACAATACGATTCCGCATTTCATTAATAACGTTTTGTGTACTTAACTCTTCATCTGTTTGAGGTAAAACATTGGTAGAGAGGCCTCGGATTTTCCGATAAATCCAGTCACCTTCTTTCTGCCACTTCCATTTATTTTGAATCCCATTTTCAAGTACATAGTTTTCCAGAATATCTGATTTACGGCGCATATCTGCCGCCTCTTCCATAATATCAAAAAAGAATTCTGTTTTAACAGCTTGAAAAATTGGTTCATATTTCCAATTAAATTGAATTGCATCTAAGCTTGAGCGGATAAACTCAACAAATGGATGTTTAGCCATCTCGCGCTTCTTATCTATAAAAATAGGAATATCATAGGCTTCCATCACTGTTTCAGCTAAGACATCATAGTCCCCTAGATTTCTTGTTAAAATAGCAATATCTTTATAGCTATAACCATTCAAAGTAAGCTTTCGGATTTCGCGGGCAATCCCTTCTATTTCAGCACGTCTATTATTAGCTTGATGAATGCTTAAATTCGTTGCTTCCCCTTCAAAAGCTGCAAATTTATTTTGTCCCCAGGTATTAGTTAAAAATGCTAACGAAGCTGCTTTCGCTCGTTTATTTTCAGTTAGTAACTTACCTTCTTCTATATCAATATTATTTAATTTAGCTATTTCTAATAAAGCAAGATAGATTTCTGTGCTCGTTTTAAACATGCTATATTCTTCTAATCCATCTTGAATGTTAGGGACATTCAATGTAAGTGAAACAGTCACTTTATCACATTTTTGCATTAATCTTTCTATCACAGTTAATTCTTGCTTAGAAAAAGAATTAAATCCATCAATAATTATTTCTGTGTCATTTAAATAGTCACTCTCAGTAATTTTTTCAGCTAAAAGTCTTAAATAATCCTCGTTTTCAAGAAATTTACCCGCTAACAGCTCTTCATATTTTTGATATATCAGTGAAATATCATGCACTTTATTCGTTACGCTTGTCGGTAACGTTCTGGCACTTTCCTCTAAATCATTAATTGAAATCTCTTCTTGCTTCATTTCTTTAAATAAATTGGCAAGCTCTGAATAAAAGCCTTTTCTAGAAGTAGCTCTCGAAAAAACTTTCAATTCTTCTTTTTTATCTAGAGCTGCCTTTCGGATGACCATTTCGATACCTGTTTTACTTAGGAATGTTTTAGACAATCCGCCCGTTTCTTGAAGGATCTTCCACGCAAGCCTACTAAAACTAAAAATTTGTGTTCCCATCATCCCTGCAAGTTTTTCCTTTTTCAAGAAATGGGTTTCCATTTGAAAAGTCATTTGATCTGGAACAATAAAGATATACGTTTTTGAATTTTGTTTAATTTTTGTCCCTACTTCATTCATTAGATGTGTCGTTTTACCTGTCCCTGATCTACCAGCAATTATTTGAAGTGTCATACCCTCACCACCGAACATATGTTTTTATTTAGTTTACCATATTTACGCTATCTGTCCAGAACTTTTTTCGAAGGATTTTTTCCTTTAAAATTTATAAAACAGCCCAAAAAAACTAAGATAGCTCTTACTATCTTAGTTTTTCATATATTCTACTCAAAAGCCAGCATTTCCTGTTGGATATCATTCATTTTTTCTGTTAGTTGGATGAATTTCGCTTTGTCCCTATTATCGAGAGCCTCATCAATTTTAGCTCTAAGTTGTTCTAATTTTCTCTCTTCTAGGAGCATCGTCAGGAAGCATTCGATAAAAACATTCGTTAATTCTTTTTCTCCTTTAAGGACGCCCACCTGATTCATCAATGAATTAGAAAAATCACGCATTTCCACGACTACCACTCCTTCACTCATATTTATTACAATTAAAAAACTGTAATATCGCAAGAAAAAACAGAAAACACTTAGAAAATACAACTTTACGAAAATCTAATGACTTGTAAATTACCATGTGCTATAATGACAAAAAATAAACTCGTAACTTACTTTGGTGCTTAGTTGTCACTTGAAATTATTGATTTAGCAATGATTTTAGGTTACTTCTTAGACATAAATACAAACATAGGAGAGTTGAATGAAATGAAAAAAGAACCAATTAGTACTCAGTTTTATGAAGTAAACCCGCACACGATGATTATTTTTCCGAAAAAGTCAGGAAGTATAGTCTATTCAGAAATTTATGAAGTTGATTCTCAGTATACTTCTAAATTTACCCCTTTTGAGCTAATTAAAACCAGCTGTAATTTTTTCGGTTCGAGCTATGATGGACGTAAGGAGGGCACTAAGCATCTGATTGGCGTCACCCACAAGCCACCTATCATTATCGACCCAGTCACATCCACTTATGCATTTCCAACTGCAGCACCTAGTACATCAGATTGCATTTGGATTTTCCCGCAGCACATTAAAGAATACCAAACAGTGGGCTATAATCACACTTTAATTAGATTTTCTAATCAACAAACTTTTGAAATTGATATGTCTTTAGCCTCTTTTAATAATCAAATTGCTAGAACTTCCATGCTACATATGAAATTTTCTCAAAAAATGCGTATGATGGAGAGCAATTTCCCTTCAATGAATATGTTTTTCCCACCAGCCACACTTGCAGCTGAAACAAGACGTTATTATAATACAATGATTCTGGAAAATGACGATCCTACGAACTCAGACAAATCCAAAAATTAAAGAAAAACCAGATATACAAATCAACTTGTATATCTGGTTTCCTCAATTATTTTTTATTCTCAATCGCATCTGCAATTCGTTTTAACATTAATAATTCTTCTTCTGAATATGTATATGGTAATTCTAAATACCATTTCTCTAGTTCTGGATTACCAATTAAAGGAAAGGCATTTACTGAATTTTTTTCTCGTAATCCTGCTACATCATCTAGTAGGAAATCTGTTGTTGTTCCGAGAATTTCTGCTAGTTTAGCCAAAATAAAGATTGGCGGCCGGTGGTTATCATTTTCATATTTACTAATGGTTGATGCAGTTGTACCAATTTTTGCTGCCAATTGCTTTTGGGTTAATCTATTTTTCTTTCGTAAATGAATTAACTTTTCTCCAAATTCCAATATGCCCACCTCGCTTCTTTTCTATTATAGCAATTTTTCAATAAGAATTCGAGAAATCAAAAAAGAAATCGCCTTTTTTCGTTTCAAAAGACGATTTCCAAATTTTATACAGTTGGTTTCTTGCGTAAAAAGCCAATTAAAGCTGCACTTATTAAAGTTCCGATAACAATAGCAATAATATAGAACCATGGTTGGGATACTAGGAAGATAACGAAGACTCCCCCATGAGGTGCTAATACTTTAATATTCAGGAACATAACGATTGCACCTGTGATTGCACTACCGGCGATAAAACTTGGAATCATCCGGAGTGGATCAGCTGCCGCAAAAGGAATTGCGCCTTCTGTAATAAATGACGCTCCTAGAATAGAGTTAGTCAATCCTGCATCACGTTCTTGTGCTGTAAATTTATTTTTGAAAACAAGCGTTGCGACAAATGTTGCAAGTGGCGGAACCATTCCTGCTGCCATTGTTGCTGCCATAATGGCACTCCCACCTGTTGCCACACTTGCTGCTAAAGTTCCTGTAGCGAAGATATAAGCTGCTTTATTAATCGGCCCGCCTAAATCTGCGGCCATCATTGCACCTAGTAACAATCCAAGAATAACTGCATTTGTACCACTCAAACTATTTAAGAAATCATTTAGCCAAGTATTTAGGGCACTCATTGGTACATTCAATAATAACATTAACAGACCGACTATTAGTACGGATAAAACTGGATAAAATAGTACTACTTTGATTCCATCTAATGTTTTCGGTAATTTTTTTAGTGCTAACTTTACTAATTCAACGGCATAACCTGCTAAGAAACCTCCTACTAATGCACCAAGGAACCCTGCTCCACCAACAGAAGCAACCCCACCAGCTACAAAGCCAGCTACAAGTCCTGGTCTATCCGATATACTATAAGCAATATAACCTGCAAACACTGGAAGCATGAATCCGAATGCCACATCACCAATTTGTTTTAACAGTGCTGGGATTTCATTATATGAACCTAATTTAGCAAGCTGATCTTGTGGTACTCCGATTAATTGGTCTAACATGAAAGCAATCGCAATGGCAATACCTCCACCAATAACAAACGGTAGCATATGCGAAACGCCGCTCATTAAATGTTTATAAATTTGTTGTCCAATAGAAAGTCCATCAGAACTACTTGTTATTTCACTACCTTCTTCTGCTTTATAAACAGGCGCTTTACCTGAAATTGCCTCGTTTATTAGCTCTTCTGGTTTGTGAATTCCTGCTGCCACCGGTTTAGCAATAAGATGTTTTCCATCAAAGCGAGGCATATCAACTTGTACATCTGCCGCGATAATAACACCATCTGCTTCAGCGATTTCTTTATCAGTCAATCGGTTCTCTACACCTCTTGAACCATTTGTTTCTACCTTGATTTTCACGCCTAACTGGTTAGCTGTTTCTTGTAATTTCTCCGCCGCCATATACGTATGTGCAATCCCAGTTGGACAGGCAGTAACAGCTACGACTGATTTACCAGTGTCTACGCTTGAAGTTGGAGTAACACTTGTTTCTTCTGTCTCTTCTTGCTCTTGATTGAAAAGGTTAATTACTTCTTCGGGGGTTTTAGCATCTTTTAAGTTTTGAACAAAAGCTGGGTGAACTAGCATTCTAGAAAGTGCTGCTAAAGTTTCTAAGTGGGTTGCATTTGCACCATCTGTTGCTGCAATCATGAAGAAAAGGTGTGCTGGTTGACCGTCTAAAGAATTGTAATCTAATCCATTTTCACTTTTCGCAAAAACCACGGTAGGTTCATTGACTGCTTTTGTTTTTGCGTGAGGCATAGCAATTCCTTCGCCAATACCGGTAGAACTTTGAGCTTCACGTTTCATTATTTCTTCTTTAAAGAGGTCTGCATCATTAATTTTCCCTTTGGCCTTTAAGGAAGCGATCATTTCATCAATTGCCGCTTCTTTTGTCGTTGCTTTTAAAGACATAATCATAACATCTTTATTAAGTAGATCCGTAATTCTCATTTTAGTTCCTCCCTGTTATTTTAGTAATCTTTACTTGCGGTAATAATTTATTGATTAATTTTGCTTGGGCTAAATCTGTTGAGAATGCTGTAGCTCCACCAGTTGCAACGCCTGCTTCAAATGCTTTCAACGGATCTCTTGTTTTATCAAATGTTCCAATAAATCCAGCAATCATCGAGTCACCCGCTCCAACTGAGTTTTTAAGTTCTCCTTTTAAAGCTTCTGCGAAATAGACATCTTCACCAGTAAAAAGAAGTGCTCCGTCACCAGCCATAGATACAATGACATGTTGTGCACCTAGCTCCAAACATTTTTTACCGTATGGGATAAGTTCTTCTACACTATTTAATTGAACATCAAATAATTCAGCTAATTCATGATGATTAGGTTTAATTAAGATAGGATTATTTGGGAGTGCATCTAGTAATTCTTGTCCTGTTGTATCAATCATAAATTCGGCTTGTTTTTCTTTACAAATTTGGATTATTCTATTATAAAAATCATTTCCTAGTGAAGGTGGAACGCTACCTGATAAAATAACAATATCGTTTGCTGTTACTTTATCCATTACTGCTAAAAATTCATTAATTTCTTTTTCTGAAATTGTTGGACCTAAGCCATTGATTTCCGTTTCTTCACCATGCTTTAATTTAATATTTATGCGAGTATCATCTTTCACTGTAACAAAACCAGTTTTCACACCTTCGTTTTTAAGCCAATCTTTAATAAATCCACCAGTAAATCCACCTAAAAAACCTGTAGCAAGGCTTGGTACATTTAATTGATTTAGCACACGACTTACATTTATTCCTTTGCCACCAGGTAATTTATAATCTTGTTTCATGCGATTTAATTCACCAAGATTTAGCTGATTGATTTGTACAATATAATCAATTGATGGGTTTAAAGTAATTGTATAAATCATTTTTCTACCTCGATTATTTTAGTTTTTTGGATAAAGGATTCTTTTACTTCTGAAGGAATATAGTCTGTCACAATTGTCGCTTCATCTAAAGAAAACATTTTAGAAAATTTAACTTCTGCAAACTTAGTATGGTCTGCTACAACGAACACTCGATCAGCTCGTTCTTTTGCGGCACGTTTTACAAAGGCTTCTTCCATATCAGGTGTAGTATAGCCATGCTCCGGATGCATGGCATTAGTACCAATAAAAGCTTTATCAAAATGATAGTTTTGAATGTTATCTAAGGCAACTGCACCAATAATTGCTTTTGTATGCACTTTCATTTTCCCACCTAAAAGATAAGCATCAATATTTTGATGAACTAATTCTTCAATATGTGTTAAACCATTTGTCACTACAGTAATTTTTCGATTTGCTAAATGTTTAATTAACTCTAATGTAGTTGATCCTGCATCTAAATAAATGCAATCGTTTTCTTCTACTAGACTAGCACAATATGCAGCAATTTCTTTCTTACTTTGAATGTTTTTGAACGATTTTTCATTCATACTCGGTTCTTGGTTGTGTGAGATAATAAGCTTAGCCCCACCGTGTACACGTTCGATTAGTCCTTGCTCTTCTAATTCGATTAAATCACGACGAATAGTTGATTCTGATGTGTTTAATCCTTTTACTAGCTCTTGTAATTTGATGACACCAAATTGCTCAATACGTTCCATAATAAGTTGTTTTCGCTCTGCATTTAACATACTAGTTCCTCCATCCAAAATTAGTTTATCATTTCCCTCATTCAAAATCAACCATTTTCACCCAAAAACATTCATATTTTTTCAATTTCATTCATATTATAGCATAAATACGTTTGCAAACAGTCATAAAAGTGCAGTCATTTGTTTTCTTATACAGTTACTACTTTTAGGAGTATACTTATTTGGAAGATATATTTATATATAGGAGGAAAGAACATGAGTACAGAATTAACATTCGATCAATTAGATAGTTTTTCCAAAAAATGGCGTGAAAATCCGGATAATCTGGTAATTCAAGCTAGTATTATGAAAAATGGGATTAAAGCAGCCACAGAAAACCCTGTGACTAAAGTGAAAGTTCAACCTATTTTTTCTCATGAAGTGACAACAGATAAGGTTTCTAACCAACAGCAAAGTGGACGGTGTTGGATGTTTGCAGCACTAAATACATTCCGTCATAAATTGAACGGAACACTTGGTTTGAAGGATTTTGAGTTATCTCAGAATTA
The nucleotide sequence above comes from Listeria ivanovii subsp. londoniensis. Encoded proteins:
- the addB gene encoding helicase-exonuclease AddAB subunit AddB, whose translation is MTLQIIAGRSGTGKTTHLMNEVGTKIKQNSKTYIFIVPDQMTFQMETHFLKKEKLAGMMGTQIFSFSRLAWKILQETGGLSKTFLSKTGIEMVIRKAALDKKEELKVFSRATSRKGFYSELANLFKEMKQEEISINDLEESARTLPTSVTNKVHDISLIYQKYEELLAGKFLENEDYLRLLAEKITESDYLNDTEIIIDGFNSFSKQELTVIERLMQKCDKVTVSLTLNVPNIQDGLEEYSMFKTSTEIYLALLEIAKLNNIDIEEGKLLTENKRAKAASLAFLTNTWGQNKFAAFEGEATNLSIHQANNRRAEIEGIAREIRKLTLNGYSYKDIAILTRNLGDYDVLAETVMEAYDIPIFIDKKREMAKHPFVEFIRSSLDAIQFNWKYEPIFQAVKTEFFFDIMEEAADMRRKSDILENYVLENGIQNKWKWQKEGDWIYRKIRGLSTNVLPQTDEELSTQNVINEMRNRIVIPLSTLEMNLSKASTGQEFALALYHYIEQVQAVEHLESWRRVAEDNGYLELAREHEQAWNSISALLDEFVEVLGEESLDLTSFIEIVVTGLDALEFSLLPPALDQVVLSDMENAKLLEMKVIFAIGMNDGVMPLRQKDKGILSDQDRDFLREQNSNLKASAKNNIGEEDLLAYKIVSLPSDKLFLSYPAADEEGKVLTESNYLRKIKGQFKNLSEAVYLTDPSLLNEEEQSSYIRSRQAVLGILTSQLQMYKRGYPVSNVWWDAYNSYFDDKEESRTAKQVFSSLYYENKTAPLQETTAKGLFGENIHASVSRMEKFFSCEFQHFAQYGLKLEERAHFQLQAVDMGEIFHAAMEWISAELKRNNMDWGSLNIEECKHLAKLAMTFLAPKIQHEILLSSKRMEYIQYKLLQIITRATTVLNEQAKSSAFRPVGLEVDFGLKGDIPPLKIPLQSDSELLLQGRIDRIDVAEQDNRTFLRIIDYKSSAHDLALTEVYYGLALQMLTYLDIVVMNAQKMLGKNAEPAGVLYFHMHNQFVQSDKELTEDQLAKEVQKSSKMKGLILSDPVAVSLMDTTLEKGKSSTIIPAEIKQNGELSARSRTATRSEFDKMRQFVRNKYQEAGNKILDGAVSINPYKLKERTPCQFCGFRSFCSFDPSLTSNQYRHLTNEKTETILTKMDIEGGTQ
- a CDS encoding competence protein ComK, giving the protein MKKEPISTQFYEVNPHTMIIFPKKSGSIVYSEIYEVDSQYTSKFTPFELIKTSCNFFGSSYDGRKEGTKHLIGVTHKPPIIIDPVTSTYAFPTAAPSTSDCIWIFPQHIKEYQTVGYNHTLIRFSNQQTFEIDMSLASFNNQIARTSMLHMKFSQKMRMMESNFPSMNMFFPPATLAAETRRYYNTMILENDDPTNSDKSKN
- a CDS encoding helix-turn-helix domain-containing protein, producing the protein MEFGEKLIHLRKKNRLTQKQLAAKIGTTASTISKYENDNHRPPIFILAKLAEILGTTTDFLLDDVAGLREKNSVNAFPLIGNPELEKWYLELPYTYSEEELLMLKRIADAIENKK
- a CDS encoding fructose-specific PTS transporter subunit EIIC, whose amino-acid sequence is MRITDLLNKDVMIMSLKATTKEAAIDEMIASLKAKGKINDADLFKEEIMKREAQSSTGIGEGIAMPHAKTKAVNEPTVVFAKSENGLDYNSLDGQPAHLFFMIAATDGANATHLETLAALSRMLVHPAFVQNLKDAKTPEEVINLFNQEQEETEETSVTPTSSVDTGKSVVAVTACPTGIAHTYMAAEKLQETANQLGVKIKVETNGSRGVENRLTDKEIAEADGVIIAADVQVDMPRFDGKHLIAKPVAAGIHKPEELINEAISGKAPVYKAEEGSEITSSSDGLSIGQQIYKHLMSGVSHMLPFVIGGGIAIAIAFMLDQLIGVPQDQLAKLGSYNEIPALLKQIGDVAFGFMLPVFAGYIAYSISDRPGLVAGFVAGGVASVGGAGFLGALVGGFLAGYAVELVKLALKKLPKTLDGIKVVLFYPVLSVLIVGLLMLLLNVPMSALNTWLNDFLNSLSGTNAVILGLLLGAMMAADLGGPINKAAYIFATGTLAASVATGGSAIMAATMAAGMVPPLATFVATLVFKNKFTAQERDAGLTNSILGASFITEGAIPFAAADPLRMIPSFIAGSAITGAIVMFLNIKVLAPHGGVFVIFLVSQPWFYIIAIVIGTLISAALIGFLRKKPTV
- the pfkB gene encoding 1-phosphofructokinase; this encodes MIYTITLNPSIDYIVQINQLNLGELNRMKQDYKLPGGKGINVSRVLNQLNVPSLATGFLGGFTGGFIKDWLKNEGVKTGFVTVKDDTRINIKLKHGEETEINGLGPTISEKEINEFLAVMDKVTANDIVILSGSVPPSLGNDFYNRIIQICKEKQAEFMIDTTGQELLDALPNNPILIKPNHHELAELFDVQLNSVEELIPYGKKCLELGAQHVIVSMAGDGALLFTGEDVYFAEALKGELKNSVGAGDSMIAGFIGTFDKTRDPLKAFEAGVATGGATAFSTDLAQAKLINKLLPQVKITKITGRN
- a CDS encoding DeoR/GlpR family DNA-binding transcription regulator, producing MLNAERKQLIMERIEQFGVIKLQELVKGLNTSESTIRRDLIELEEQGLIERVHGGAKLIISHNQEPSMNEKSFKNIQSKKEIAAYCASLVEENDCIYLDAGSTTLELIKHLANRKITVVTNGLTHIEELVHQNIDAYLLGGKMKVHTKAIIGAVALDNIQNYHFDKAFIGTNAMHPEHGYTTPDMEEAFVKRAAKERADRVFVVADHTKFAEVKFSKMFSLDEATIVTDYIPSEVKESFIQKTKIIEVEK